One Candidatus Tectomicrobia bacterium genomic region harbors:
- a CDS encoding glycosyltransferase, with product MAAAAEGNGHSAAGVALAAPPSQAIEGAGRPEARGKFLCAGGRKLWVRGVTYGTFRPDAYGNEFHRPEAAERDFAMMAANGLNAVRTYTVPPRWMLDLALRHGLYVMAGLPWEQHVTFLDSRKTAWSIIDRMRSEARKLAGHPALLCYTVGNEIPAPIVRWHGRRKVERFIRRLYETVKAEDPDGLVTYVNYPTTEYLELPFLDFVTFNVYLERRETYEAYLARLHNLAGDRPLVMAEIGLDSRRNGEKAQAQALEWQVRASFEGGCAGAFVFSWTDEWYRGGFDIEDWDFGLTTREREPKRALLSVRQAFEEAPFQASLPWPRASVVVCSYNGGRTIRDTLEGLQALDYPGEYEVIVVDDGSTDATARIASGFPAFRLIRTENRGLSSARNTGWQNAAGEIVAYIDDDARPDPHWLTYLAATFLRTGHAAVGGPNLPPAEDGLVADCVANAPGGPNHVLLTDSVAEHIPGCNMAFRRAALEAVGGFDTQFRVAGDDVDLCWRIQERGWTIGFHPAAMVWHHRRNAVRAYWRQQKGYGKAEAMLERKWPEKYNAAGHAMWAGRIYGQGLIQHLSSLRSRVFHGVWGSAPFQSLYKPSPAPLACLTLMPEWYLITALLGCMTLLGLLWRPLLLWAGVPLALAVLTALGQAALSAARSHFGTREERWKRQGLTMYLHLMQPLARLWGRLAFGLTPWRSARLACLALPGPRRVSLWRERWCALDDMLKSLMNGLRKARAQVLPGGEFDRWDLEVRGGLLGGVRLRTAVEEHGAGKQLFRFRIWPRPSAGGAALGGLLALLGLEAAREGAYLAAGILGTSAFFLGAAVLRDCAAAAGKLLRVLKEKGEGVILAENNGDNSNI from the coding sequence ATGGCCGCGGCGGCGGAAGGGAACGGCCATTCCGCCGCCGGAGTTGCGCTCGCCGCCCCGCCCTCCCAAGCCATCGAAGGCGCAGGCCGCCCGGAGGCGCGCGGGAAGTTCCTCTGCGCCGGGGGCCGCAAGCTCTGGGTGCGCGGGGTGACCTACGGTACCTTCCGCCCCGACGCCTACGGCAACGAGTTCCACCGCCCCGAGGCGGCGGAGCGGGACTTCGCCATGATGGCCGCGAACGGCCTGAACGCCGTCCGGACCTACACCGTCCCGCCCAGGTGGATGCTGGATCTGGCCCTGCGCCACGGCCTCTACGTGATGGCCGGCCTTCCCTGGGAGCAGCACGTCACCTTCCTGGACAGCCGCAAGACGGCCTGGTCCATCATTGACCGCATGCGCTCGGAGGCGAGGAAGCTGGCCGGACACCCGGCCCTTCTTTGCTACACGGTGGGGAACGAGATTCCCGCCCCCATCGTCCGCTGGCACGGCCGCCGGAAGGTCGAGCGTTTCATCCGCCGGCTCTATGAAACCGTCAAGGCGGAGGACCCGGACGGGCTCGTCACCTACGTCAACTATCCCACGACGGAATACCTGGAGCTCCCCTTCCTCGATTTCGTCACGTTCAACGTCTACCTGGAGCGGCGGGAGACCTACGAGGCCTACCTCGCCCGGCTGCACAACCTGGCGGGCGATCGCCCCCTGGTCATGGCCGAGATCGGCCTGGACAGCCGCCGCAACGGGGAGAAGGCTCAGGCCCAGGCGCTCGAGTGGCAGGTGCGCGCCTCCTTCGAAGGAGGCTGCGCCGGCGCCTTCGTCTTCTCCTGGACGGACGAGTGGTACCGCGGCGGCTTCGACATCGAGGACTGGGACTTCGGCCTGACCACCCGGGAGCGGGAGCCCAAGCGGGCCCTGCTCTCCGTCCGGCAGGCGTTCGAGGAGGCCCCCTTCCAGGCGTCGCTCCCCTGGCCCAGGGCCTCGGTGGTGGTGTGCTCCTACAACGGAGGCCGCACCATCCGCGACACCCTCGAGGGGCTCCAGGCGCTCGACTACCCGGGCGAGTACGAGGTGATCGTGGTGGACGACGGCTCCACGGACGCCACCGCCCGGATCGCCTCTGGCTTCCCCGCCTTCCGCCTCATCCGCACCGAGAACCGGGGCCTCTCCAGCGCCCGCAACACGGGCTGGCAAAACGCCGCGGGCGAGATCGTGGCCTACATCGACGACGACGCCCGGCCCGACCCGCACTGGCTGACCTATCTCGCGGCGACCTTCCTGCGGACCGGGCACGCCGCCGTCGGCGGCCCGAACCTGCCGCCGGCGGAGGACGGCCTGGTGGCCGACTGCGTCGCCAACGCGCCCGGCGGCCCCAACCACGTCCTCCTGACCGACAGCGTGGCCGAGCACATCCCGGGATGCAACATGGCCTTCCGCCGCGCCGCGCTCGAGGCGGTGGGCGGCTTCGACACGCAGTTCCGCGTGGCGGGAGACGACGTGGACCTCTGCTGGCGTATCCAGGAGCGCGGCTGGACCATCGGCTTCCATCCGGCCGCGATGGTGTGGCACCACCGGCGGAACGCCGTCCGGGCCTACTGGCGCCAGCAGAAGGGCTACGGGAAGGCCGAGGCCATGCTCGAGCGGAAGTGGCCCGAGAAGTACAACGCCGCGGGCCACGCGATGTGGGCGGGCCGCATCTATGGACAGGGGCTGATCCAGCATCTCTCGTCCCTGCGGAGCCGGGTGTTCCACGGGGTGTGGGGGAGCGCCCCCTTCCAGTCGCTCTACAAGCCCTCCCCGGCGCCCCTCGCGTGCCTCACCCTCATGCCGGAGTGGTACCTGATCACCGCCCTGCTCGGATGCATGACCCTCCTCGGCCTGCTCTGGCGGCCGCTCCTCCTGTGGGCGGGCGTGCCCCTGGCCTTGGCGGTGCTGACGGCGCTGGGCCAGGCCGCCCTGAGCGCCGCCCGCTCGCACTTCGGGACCCGGGAGGAGCGATGGAAGCGCCAAGGGCTGACCATGTACCTCCATCTGATGCAGCCCCTGGCGCGCCTGTGGGGCCGGCTGGCCTTCGGCTTGACCCCCTGGCGCTCGGCCCGGCTCGCCTGCCTCGCCCTGCCGGGGCCCCGGCGGGTCTCACTCTGGCGGGAGCGCTGGTGCGCCCTGGATGATATGTTGAAGTCCCTCATGAACGGCTTGCGGAAGGCCCGGGCCCAGGTGCTGCCGGGGGGAGAATTCGACCGGTGGGATCTCGAGGTCCGGGGCGGCCTGCTGGGCGGGGTCCGCTTGCGGACGGCGGTGGAGGAGCACGGAGCCGGAAAACAGCTCTTCCGCTTCCGCATCTGGCCCAGGCCTTCGGCCGGGGGCGCCGCCCTGGGCGGCCTGCTGGCCCTGCTCGGGCTCGAGGCGGCCCGGGAGGGGGCGTACCTGGCGGCGGGCATCCTGGGGACGAGCGCTTTCTTTCTGGGGGCGGCCGTCCTGCGCGATTGCGCGGCGGCGGCCGGCAAGCTTCTGCGCGTTTTGAAGGAGAAGGGCGAGGGAGTGATTCTCGCCGAAAATAACGGGGACAACTCGAATATATGA
- the galE gene encoding UDP-glucose 4-epimerase GalE, which yields MNPAILVTGGAGFIGSHTCKLLSRAGYQPVVYDNLVNGNRWAVKWGSFVEGDLADSAILRRALREYCIKAVIHFAAYAYVGESMRAAGKYFSNNVINTLNLLEAMRETGVRNIVFSSSCATYGIPSRIPIQESEPQAPINPYGETKLMAEKALRWYGEVHGFRWTALRYFNAAGADPEGEIGEHHDPETHLIPLVIQAALGLRPQVEIFGTDYPTPDGTAMRDYIHVCDLADAHVKALEYLLAGGESTPLNLGTGNGHTVLDVIRAVERLSGHELPLRTAPRREGDPAILVADPSRAGQVLGWKPLFADLRTIVQTAWAWHTGPANTLAPCLAVNGSHAR from the coding sequence ATGAATCCGGCAATTCTGGTCACAGGTGGCGCGGGATTCATCGGCAGCCATACGTGCAAGCTTCTGTCGCGCGCGGGATATCAACCGGTCGTGTACGACAACCTCGTCAACGGGAACCGCTGGGCCGTGAAGTGGGGCTCCTTCGTGGAGGGGGATCTGGCCGATTCCGCCATCCTGAGGCGGGCCCTGCGCGAATACTGCATCAAGGCCGTCATCCATTTCGCCGCCTACGCCTACGTCGGCGAGTCCATGCGCGCCGCCGGCAAGTATTTCAGCAATAACGTGATCAACACACTGAACCTCCTCGAGGCCATGCGCGAGACGGGGGTGAGAAACATCGTCTTCTCCTCCTCGTGCGCCACCTACGGCATCCCCTCCCGCATCCCCATCCAGGAGAGCGAACCGCAGGCGCCCATCAATCCCTACGGCGAAACCAAGCTCATGGCCGAGAAGGCCTTGCGCTGGTACGGCGAGGTCCACGGCTTCCGCTGGACGGCGCTCCGCTACTTCAACGCGGCGGGCGCCGACCCGGAGGGGGAGATCGGCGAGCACCATGATCCCGAGACTCACCTCATCCCCCTGGTGATCCAGGCCGCCCTGGGGCTCCGCCCGCAGGTCGAGATTTTCGGCACGGACTACCCCACCCCCGACGGCACGGCCATGCGCGACTACATCCACGTCTGCGACCTGGCCGACGCCCACGTGAAGGCCCTCGAGTACCTCCTGGCCGGCGGCGAGAGCACCCCGCTCAACTTGGGCACCGGCAACGGCCACACCGTGCTGGACGTCATCCGCGCGGTCGAGCGCCTGAGCGGCCACGAGCTGCCCCTGCGGACCGCGCCCCGCCGGGAGGGCGACCCCGCCATCCTGGTCGCCGATCCGTCCCGGGCCGGCCAGGTTCTCGGCTGGAAACCGCTTTTCGCCGATCTGCGGACCATCGTCCAGACGGCCTGGGCGTGGCATACCGGCCCGGCGAATACGCTGGCGCCATGCCTGGCGGTAAACGGCTCCCACGCTCGTTGA
- a CDS encoding alcohol dehydrogenase catalytic domain-containing protein, which yields MSITGHGVISRKAGARCEVEEIVVEAPGPGEVLVRVQASGVCHTDLHYKLGKIGDDFPYLLGHEGAGIVEEVGPGVTGLKKGDYVVLAWRAPCGSCRFCAIGRPHLCAASLNAQPRMFAKKDGARLSPSIGIGTFCTHTVVAARQAVPVPPSCPPEQACLIGCGVMTGVGAALYTAGVRRGSTVAIFGCGGVGCSVIQGARLARAGRIIGVDIAANKLAWAKEFGATDVVDATKGDPVEEIKRLTGGLGVDYAFEAVGTPKTLLQALWSRDLAGTAVLIGVPDATMKMELPIQRFFGLGGALRVSWYGDCLPSRDFPLLAHWYETGELDLDRMVTKVIGLEDAEPAFEAMERGETLRSVIRLPER from the coding sequence ATGTCCATCACCGGCCACGGCGTGATTTCCAGGAAGGCGGGCGCGCGCTGCGAGGTGGAGGAGATCGTCGTCGAGGCGCCGGGCCCGGGCGAGGTGCTCGTGCGGGTGCAGGCGAGCGGCGTCTGCCACACCGACCTCCATTACAAGCTCGGGAAGATCGGGGACGACTTCCCCTACCTCCTGGGGCACGAGGGGGCGGGGATCGTGGAGGAGGTGGGCCCCGGGGTGACGGGCCTCAAGAAAGGGGACTACGTGGTGCTGGCCTGGCGGGCGCCCTGCGGGAGCTGCCGCTTCTGCGCCATCGGCCGGCCTCACCTCTGCGCCGCGAGCCTGAACGCCCAGCCCCGGATGTTCGCGAAAAAAGACGGCGCCAGGCTCAGCCCCTCCATCGGCATCGGCACCTTCTGCACCCACACCGTGGTGGCGGCGAGGCAGGCCGTCCCCGTGCCTCCGTCGTGCCCGCCCGAGCAGGCCTGCCTCATCGGCTGCGGCGTCATGACGGGGGTCGGCGCCGCCCTCTACACCGCGGGCGTGCGGCGGGGGAGCACGGTGGCCATATTCGGCTGCGGGGGGGTGGGCTGCAGCGTCATCCAGGGGGCCCGGCTCGCCCGCGCCGGGCGCATCATCGGGGTGGACATCGCCGCGAACAAGCTGGCCTGGGCCAAGGAGTTCGGGGCGACCGACGTGGTGGACGCCACCAAGGGGGACCCGGTCGAGGAGATCAAGCGCCTGACCGGCGGCCTCGGGGTGGACTACGCCTTCGAGGCCGTGGGGACGCCCAAGACCCTCCTCCAGGCCCTCTGGTCGCGCGACCTGGCGGGGACGGCGGTGCTCATCGGGGTGCCGGACGCCACGATGAAGATGGAGCTTCCGATCCAGCGGTTCTTCGGGCTGGGCGGGGCGCTGCGGGTGAGCTGGTACGGGGACTGCCTGCCCTCGCGGGACTTCCCCCTCCTCGCGCACTGGTACGAGACGGGGGAGCTCGATCTCGACCGGATGGTCACCAAGGTCATCGGGCTCGAGGACGCCGAGCCCGCCTTCGAGGCCATGGAGCGCGGCGAGACGCTGCGGTCGGTGATCCGGCTGCCGGAGAGATAG
- a CDS encoding carboxymuconolactone decarboxylase family protein has product MARLSMLTYEQMNEAQRRVADEIAAGPRGKVMGPFTVLLRAPEAANRFQKVGEYMRFVTKIPARLRMIAVLTTARAWTAQYEWQVHVPQALSAGVAQETIDALFERRRPAGLKPDEKIVYDFVSELQERGRVSEASFRAALDHFGEQETVELTMLVGYFTAVAMALNVFEVDVPDKTKPPLRD; this is encoded by the coding sequence ATGGCCCGGCTGAGCATGTTGACCTACGAGCAGATGAACGAAGCGCAGCGCCGCGTCGCCGACGAGATCGCCGCCGGCCCGCGGGGAAAGGTGATGGGGCCGTTCACGGTCCTCCTGCGGGCGCCCGAGGCGGCCAACCGCTTCCAGAAGGTGGGCGAGTACATGCGCTTCGTCACCAAGATCCCCGCCCGCCTCCGGATGATCGCCGTCTTGACCACGGCCCGGGCCTGGACCGCCCAGTACGAATGGCAGGTCCACGTCCCCCAGGCCCTGAGCGCCGGGGTGGCGCAGGAAACCATCGACGCCCTCTTCGAGCGCCGGCGGCCGGCGGGCCTCAAGCCCGACGAGAAGATCGTCTACGACTTCGTCTCGGAGCTTCAGGAGAGGGGCCGGGTGAGCGAGGCGAGCTTCCGCGCCGCGCTCGATCACTTCGGGGAGCAGGAGACGGTCGAGCTCACCATGCTCGTGGGCTACTTCACCGCCGTCGCCATGGCCCTGAACGTCTTCGAGGTGGACGTCCCGGACAAGACCAAGCCCCCGCTGAGGGATTGA
- a CDS encoding LysR family transcriptional regulator produces the protein MLQHKFQMVEGIAMNLETLQLFCHVARHQSFSRGALESNVTQSAASQAVRQIEEELGVRLLDRSKRPLEVTPEGVKFYRACRKLLEGFERVRAELGGREKRIAGTIRVAAIYSVGLHAMGARMQNFRMIHPEARVRLECLHPEEVVQSVLEDSADVGVLSYPPANRALTVVPLQDELMLLVCPPAHHLVRKRAVRLAELAGEPYVHFDGDLAVRKAVDRAFRRADVRPQVVMEFDNVESIKQAVSTGTGVSILPEPALQKELAIGTLVGIPIEGEPIRRPIALIYRRGKPLSPTVERFIEVLRRGEEAPPSAVSAAEIGLQGHEPRRRPAPPAAPED, from the coding sequence ATGCTTCAGCATAAGTTCCAGATGGTGGAGGGGATCGCCATGAACCTCGAAACCTTGCAGCTTTTTTGCCATGTCGCCCGCCACCAGAGCTTCTCCCGCGGGGCGCTGGAGAGCAACGTCACCCAGTCCGCCGCCAGCCAGGCCGTCCGCCAGATCGAGGAGGAGCTGGGGGTCCGGCTTCTCGACCGGAGCAAGCGTCCCCTCGAGGTCACCCCCGAGGGAGTGAAGTTCTACCGCGCCTGCCGGAAGCTCCTGGAGGGCTTCGAGCGGGTGCGGGCCGAGCTGGGCGGCCGCGAGAAGCGCATCGCCGGCACCATCCGGGTGGCCGCCATCTACTCCGTGGGCCTCCACGCCATGGGGGCCCGCATGCAGAACTTCCGCATGATCCACCCCGAGGCCCGGGTGCGGCTCGAGTGCCTCCACCCGGAGGAGGTGGTCCAGTCGGTGCTGGAGGACTCGGCGGACGTGGGGGTACTCTCCTATCCCCCGGCGAACCGGGCGCTCACCGTCGTCCCCCTCCAGGACGAGCTGATGCTCCTCGTCTGCCCGCCGGCCCACCACCTGGTCCGCAAGCGCGCCGTCCGCCTGGCCGAGCTGGCCGGGGAGCCCTACGTCCACTTCGACGGGGACTTGGCCGTGCGCAAGGCGGTGGACCGCGCCTTCCGCCGCGCGGACGTGCGCCCCCAGGTGGTCATGGAGTTCGACAACGTCGAGAGCATCAAGCAGGCCGTCTCGACCGGGACCGGGGTGAGCATCCTGCCGGAGCCCGCCCTCCAGAAGGAGCTCGCCATCGGCACCCTGGTGGGCATCCCCATCGAGGGGGAGCCCATCCGGCGCCCCATCGCCCTCATCTACCGGCGCGGGAAGCCCCTCAGCCCGACCGTGGAGCGCTTCATTGAGGTGCTCCGCCGGGGTGAAGAGGCCCCGCCCTCGGCCGTCTCGGCGGCCGAGATTGGCCTGCAGGGCCACGAGCCCAGGCGCCGGCCGGCTCCCCCGGCCGCGCCGGAGGACTAG
- the nuoB gene encoding NADH-quinone oxidoreductase subunit NuoB — protein sequence MLDVLTARFRQGHRTSKYPGEPPSLPERYAGLPRVDGSRCAEGCLTCAEVCPTGAIDLGGGKPGLDLGKCLFCRECEEACPEGAIRFTRDYRLAARERQDLLLREEGLKLARALDGKARRLFGRSLKLRQVSAGGCNACEADINVLTTVVFDLARFGIQIVASPRHADGLIVTGPVTENMRLALQKTYDATPAPKIVIAVGACAISGGLYAGHPEVHGGAGNLLPVDLYVPGCPPHPYTILDGLLRMLDRLGTGA from the coding sequence ATGCTGGATGTTCTGACCGCGCGCTTTAGGCAGGGACACCGGACCTCGAAGTATCCGGGCGAGCCGCCCTCGCTTCCCGAGCGGTATGCGGGCCTGCCCCGGGTGGACGGGTCCCGCTGCGCCGAAGGCTGCCTGACCTGCGCGGAGGTTTGCCCGACCGGCGCCATCGACCTCGGCGGGGGAAAGCCGGGCCTGGATTTGGGCAAGTGCCTTTTCTGCCGGGAGTGCGAGGAGGCCTGCCCGGAGGGGGCCATCCGGTTCACCCGGGATTACCGCCTCGCGGCCCGGGAGCGCCAGGACCTCCTCTTGCGGGAGGAAGGATTGAAACTGGCCCGCGCCCTGGACGGGAAAGCCCGCCGCCTGTTCGGCCGCTCGCTCAAGCTCCGCCAGGTGAGCGCGGGAGGCTGCAACGCCTGCGAGGCCGACATCAACGTGCTCACCACCGTCGTGTTCGACCTCGCCCGTTTCGGCATCCAGATCGTCGCCTCGCCCCGCCACGCCGACGGCCTGATCGTCACCGGGCCGGTCACGGAGAACATGAGGCTGGCCCTCCAGAAGACCTACGACGCGACGCCCGCCCCCAAGATCGTCATCGCGGTGGGAGCCTGCGCCATCTCCGGAGGGCTCTACGCCGGGCACCCGGAAGTCCACGGCGGGGCGGGAAACCTCCTTCCGGTCGACCTCTACGTGCCGGGCTGCCCGCCCCACCCCTACACCATCCTGGACGGCCTCCTGCGGATGCTAGACCGGCTGGGGACGGGGGCATAG
- a CDS encoding NADH-quinone oxidoreductase subunit C, producing the protein MSRAGFLQLKSGEAAPRAQIPEWPAEDFHRRASAALQDGLRIAAYFTDSGPENAFPALLLVLADDAEGKLYAAGSRVGGDSFPSLTPLCPQAHLFEREIFEQTGLRPAGHPWLKPVRFPSLGAPRPETAQAAYYRVEGEEVHEVAVGPVHAGVIEPGHFRFQCHGEAVFHLEIGLGYQHRGVERALAGGEAKKRIHYIETLAGDTSVGHATAHCQAVEALAGCAVPPRAETVRGIALELERLANHAGDLGALAGDVGFLPTASYCGRLRGDFLNMTAFLCGNRFGRGLVCPGGVKLDLTEAMIPELAARLDGAMRDLAGAVELMWASSSAMGRLEETGRISREVCGELGMVGPAARASGVPLDVRRDHPTGVFRRVKVPVSLGQAGDVHARAWVRWLECQRSSDLIRNLLRELPAGPVRSPLGDLAPGAFAVSLVEGWRGEICHCVSADGEGRLSRYKVVDPSFHNWVGLAMALRGQQISDFPLCNKSFNLSYCGHDL; encoded by the coding sequence GTGAGCCGCGCCGGGTTCCTCCAGCTCAAGAGCGGCGAGGCCGCCCCGCGGGCTCAAATTCCGGAATGGCCGGCAGAGGATTTCCACCGCCGCGCCTCCGCCGCACTCCAGGACGGCCTGCGGATCGCCGCCTACTTCACCGATTCCGGGCCGGAGAATGCGTTCCCGGCCCTGTTGCTCGTCCTCGCGGATGACGCCGAAGGCAAACTGTACGCCGCGGGATCGAGGGTGGGGGGGGATTCCTTCCCTTCGCTGACCCCTCTCTGTCCCCAGGCCCACCTCTTCGAGCGGGAAATCTTCGAGCAGACGGGCCTCCGTCCCGCCGGGCACCCGTGGCTGAAGCCGGTGCGGTTTCCCTCCTTAGGCGCTCCCCGGCCAGAAACCGCGCAGGCGGCGTACTACCGCGTCGAGGGAGAGGAAGTGCACGAGGTGGCGGTCGGACCGGTCCACGCGGGAGTGATCGAGCCGGGCCACTTCCGCTTCCAGTGCCACGGCGAGGCGGTCTTCCACCTGGAGATCGGCCTTGGCTACCAGCACCGGGGGGTGGAGCGGGCGCTGGCCGGTGGGGAGGCCAAGAAGCGGATCCACTACATCGAGACGCTGGCGGGCGATACCAGCGTGGGCCACGCGACCGCCCACTGCCAGGCGGTGGAGGCGCTGGCGGGCTGCGCCGTCCCGCCGAGGGCGGAAACCGTCCGGGGTATCGCCCTGGAGCTGGAGCGGCTGGCGAACCACGCCGGCGACTTGGGCGCCCTGGCCGGGGACGTGGGCTTCCTGCCCACGGCCTCCTACTGCGGCCGCCTCCGGGGCGACTTCCTGAATATGACCGCCTTCCTCTGTGGGAACCGGTTCGGCCGGGGGCTGGTGTGCCCGGGCGGGGTGAAGCTGGACTTGACGGAGGCCATGATCCCGGAGCTCGCCGCGAGGCTGGATGGGGCGATGCGCGACCTGGCCGGGGCGGTGGAGCTGATGTGGGCCTCCTCCTCGGCGATGGGCCGTCTCGAGGAGACGGGCCGGATCTCCCGGGAGGTCTGCGGCGAGTTGGGGATGGTGGGCCCCGCCGCCCGGGCGTCGGGCGTCCCGCTGGACGTGCGCCGGGATCACCCAACGGGCGTCTTCAGGCGCGTCAAGGTCCCCGTCTCCCTCGGCCAGGCGGGAGACGTCCACGCCCGGGCGTGGGTGCGGTGGCTAGAGTGCCAGCGGTCTTCCGATCTGATCCGGAACTTGCTCCGCGAGCTGCCCGCGGGCCCGGTCCGGTCGCCCCTCGGCGATCTTGCGCCGGGCGCCTTCGCCGTCTCCCTCGTCGAGGGGTGGCGGGGGGAGATATGCCATTGCGTCTCGGCGGACGGGGAAGGCCGCCTGAGCCGGTACAAGGTGGTGGATCCTTCCTTCCACAACTGGGTCGGGCTGGCGATGGCGCTGAGGGGCCAGCAGATCTCCGATTTCCCGCTGTGCAACAAGAGCTTCAACTTGTCCTACTGCGGGCATGACCTCTGA
- a CDS encoding hydrogenase: protein MPYFIIAWPAALAGAAFAWSSNRTRPWLLPAAALGHLLLTVLAALRPGGPEFGGWLALDPLGRVVLLLVSVLFACCAFFAAGYLRFRSDRDNRVFCACLLLFLSMTTLTIWAHHWGLMWVAMEATTLAGAPLVYFNRNSSSLEATWKYLVISSVGIALALLGTFFLAYASVRQGLPTSLLVEDLLANAPLLSRPWLRAAFALLLIGYGTKMGLAPMHTWKPDAYGEAPGLAGALFSGGMTACAFLLILRALRLLKAAGEGAFAGQLLLWLGLFSVAVAAAFVMRQKDIKRMLAYSSVEHMGILALGAGIGGTALLGALLHLVNNGLAKGVLFLSAGNIHRAFGAKTTDRVRGAVRRLPLSGSLFLAGLFAVACTPPFGPFVSLLLILGGIFEEGWHWVGGALLFLLFLVFMGLGRTVLAASQGAAPDGEETAAPAYRDTLLTGAPILVLMGLVLLLGLHIPDFLQVFLSDALQYMEGGR, encoded by the coding sequence ATGCCCTACTTCATCATCGCCTGGCCGGCCGCCCTCGCGGGAGCGGCGTTCGCCTGGAGCTCCAACCGAACCAGGCCCTGGCTGCTGCCCGCCGCCGCCCTGGGGCATCTCCTGCTGACCGTTCTCGCCGCGCTCCGGCCCGGAGGGCCGGAGTTCGGCGGATGGCTGGCGCTCGATCCGCTGGGGCGGGTGGTGCTTCTCTTGGTCAGCGTCCTGTTCGCGTGTTGCGCGTTCTTCGCCGCCGGCTACCTGCGGTTCCGCTCCGACCGTGACAACCGCGTGTTCTGCGCCTGCCTGCTCTTGTTCCTGAGCATGACGACGCTGACCATCTGGGCCCACCACTGGGGGCTGATGTGGGTGGCGATGGAGGCGACCACCCTGGCGGGCGCTCCGCTCGTCTATTTCAACCGGAACTCGAGCTCCCTCGAGGCCACGTGGAAGTACCTGGTCATCAGCTCGGTGGGCATCGCCCTCGCCCTCCTCGGGACGTTCTTCCTCGCCTACGCCTCCGTCCGGCAAGGGCTTCCCACCTCCCTCCTGGTGGAGGACCTGCTCGCCAATGCGCCCCTGCTCTCGCGGCCCTGGCTCCGGGCGGCCTTCGCTCTGCTCCTAATCGGATACGGCACAAAGATGGGGCTCGCTCCCATGCATACCTGGAAGCCGGACGCCTACGGCGAGGCGCCGGGCCTGGCGGGCGCGCTCTTCTCGGGCGGGATGACGGCCTGCGCCTTCCTGCTGATCCTGCGGGCGCTCCGGCTCCTGAAGGCGGCGGGCGAGGGAGCCTTCGCCGGACAGCTGCTCCTCTGGCTGGGCCTTTTCTCGGTCGCCGTGGCGGCGGCCTTCGTGATGCGCCAGAAGGACATCAAGCGGATGCTCGCTTACTCCAGCGTCGAGCACATGGGCATCCTGGCGCTGGGCGCGGGCATCGGCGGGACCGCCCTCCTGGGCGCGCTGCTCCACCTGGTCAACAACGGCCTGGCCAAGGGCGTGCTGTTCCTCTCGGCCGGCAACATCCACAGGGCCTTCGGCGCCAAGACGACGGACCGCGTCCGGGGCGCCGTCCGCCGGCTGCCCCTCTCGGGCTCGCTGTTCCTCGCCGGCCTGTTCGCCGTGGCCTGCACCCCGCCGTTCGGCCCCTTCGTCAGCCTCCTCCTGATCCTCGGAGGCATCTTCGAGGAAGGCTGGCATTGGGTCGGGGGGGCGCTTCTCTTCCTGCTCTTCCTCGTCTTCATGGGGCTGGGGAGGACCGTGCTCGCCGCCTCCCAGGGCGCCGCCCCCGACGGAGAGGAAACCGCCGCCCCCGCCTACCGCGATACGCTCCTGACCGGGGCGCCGATCCTCGTCCTCATGGGCCTGGTCCTTCTCCTGGGGCTGCACATCCCGGACTTCCTGCAAGTTTTCCTGTCCGACGCGCTCCAATACATGGAGGGCGGCCGGTGA
- a CDS encoding hydrogenase: protein MTTLLDGVFIALILLNFFILGKASLRGVIRVVCVQGTVLGLLPLLLGPHLDLRLVLVALGTVALKGVILPRMLVRALEELSIRREVEPYISFPASLVLGALGTGFAMFVSYRLPVTPGPGGDLLTSASISTVLTGFLVLTTRRKALTQVLGYLVLENGIFIFGLLLLEPLPFLVEVAVLLDLFVAIFTMGIVIHHINREFSTESTDRLTALKD from the coding sequence ATGACGACCCTTCTCGACGGGGTGTTCATCGCCCTGATCTTGCTCAACTTCTTCATCCTGGGGAAGGCGAGCCTGCGCGGAGTGATCCGTGTGGTCTGCGTCCAAGGGACGGTCCTGGGGCTCCTCCCCCTTCTGTTGGGCCCTCACCTCGACCTGCGCCTTGTCCTGGTCGCCCTGGGAACGGTCGCCCTGAAGGGGGTCATTCTGCCGAGGATGCTGGTCCGGGCGCTGGAGGAACTCAGCATCCGGCGCGAGGTGGAACCCTACATCTCCTTTCCGGCGTCGCTGGTGCTGGGCGCGCTGGGGACCGGCTTCGCCATGTTCGTGTCCTACCGCCTTCCCGTCACCCCGGGGCCGGGCGGCGACCTGCTGACGTCCGCCTCGATCTCCACCGTGCTGACGGGCTTCCTCGTCCTGACCACCCGCCGGAAAGCCCTCACCCAGGTGCTGGGCTACCTCGTCCTGGAAAACGGCATCTTCATCTTCGGGCTCTTGTTGCTGGAGCCGCTGCCCTTCCTGGTGGAGGTCGCGGTGCTGCTGGATCTGTTCGTGGCCATCTTCACGATGGGAATCGTGATCCACCACATCAACCGCGAATTCTCCACCGAGAGCACCGACCGTCTGACGGCGCTGAAGGACTGA